A single genomic interval of Limibacillus sp. harbors:
- the mdh gene encoding malate dehydrogenase has protein sequence MARKKIALIGSGQIGGTLALLAGLKELGDIVLFDIAEGVPQGKALDLAQSAPVEGFDAKLAGANDYEAIAGADVVIVTAGVPRKPGMSRDDLLGINLKVMQAVGDGIKNNCPEAFVICITNPLDAMVWALREASGLPKEKVVGMAGVLDSARFRHFLAEEMNVSVEDVSAFVLGGHGDTMVPTPRYTTVAGINLPDLVKMGWISQQKLDEIVERTRNGGAEIVGLLKTGSAFYAPASSAIAMAESYLKDKKRVLPCAAHLSGQYGVDDLYVGVPAVIGEGGIERIVELDLNAEEQAMFDKSVEAVRGLVQACKDLGFKGGGS, from the coding sequence ATGGCACGCAAGAAAATCGCACTGATCGGATCCGGTCAGATCGGCGGCACGCTCGCTTTGCTCGCCGGCTTGAAAGAGCTGGGCGACATCGTTCTCTTCGACATCGCCGAAGGCGTTCCCCAGGGCAAGGCCCTGGACCTCGCCCAGTCCGCCCCCGTCGAGGGCTTCGACGCCAAGCTGGCGGGCGCCAACGATTACGAGGCCATCGCCGGGGCCGACGTGGTGATCGTCACCGCCGGCGTGCCGCGCAAGCCGGGCATGAGCCGCGATGACCTGCTGGGCATCAACCTGAAGGTCATGCAGGCGGTGGGCGACGGCATCAAGAACAACTGCCCCGAGGCTTTCGTCATCTGCATCACCAACCCGCTGGACGCCATGGTCTGGGCGCTGCGCGAGGCCTCCGGACTGCCCAAGGAGAAGGTGGTCGGCATGGCTGGCGTGCTCGATTCCGCGCGCTTCCGCCACTTCCTGGCCGAGGAGATGAATGTTTCGGTCGAGGATGTCTCGGCTTTCGTGCTGGGCGGCCACGGCGACACCATGGTCCCGACCCCGCGCTATACGACGGTCGCCGGGATCAACCTGCCGGACCTCGTGAAGATGGGATGGATCAGCCAGCAGAAGCTGGACGAGATCGTCGAGCGCACCCGCAACGGCGGCGCGGAGATCGTCGGCCTGCTGAAGACCGGCTCGGCCTTCTACGCCCCGGCCTCCAGCGCCATCGCCATGGCCGAGAGCTACCTGAAGGACAAGAAGCGGGTCCTGCCCTGCGCGGCGCACCTCTCCGGCCAGTACGGGGTCGACGACCTCTATGTCGGCGTGCCGGCGGTGATCGGCGAGGGCGGCATCGAGCGCATCGTCGAGCTCGATCTCAACGCCGAGGAAC
- a CDS encoding glycosyltransferase family 2 protein, with product MLLSVVVPAYNEEAVLTQFHERLKAVLAQLPLDHEVIYVNDGSRDRTLTILEELHAKDASVGVINLSRNFGKEAAMTAGLDLAHGDAAVVIDADLQDPPELIAEFVRVWREEGYDVVYATRESRAGESWVKRSTASAFYWVMSKVSDVAIPRDTGDFRLMSRRALDALKGLREHHRFMKGLFAWVGFPSKAVLYERDPRFAGESKWNYLKLWNFSLEGITGFSIAPLKIATYLGLLISIFAAILGTQIILETLLYGADVPGYPSLFSAVLFFGGVQLFFLGIIGEYLGRVFNESKRRPLYLIQDQLEAKPAKGAKSDKAGKKE from the coding sequence ATGCTGCTTTCCGTGGTGGTTCCGGCTTACAACGAAGAGGCCGTGCTGACCCAGTTCCACGAACGCCTGAAGGCCGTTCTGGCGCAGTTGCCCCTGGACCATGAAGTCATCTATGTCAACGACGGCAGCCGCGACCGCACACTGACCATCCTGGAAGAGCTGCACGCCAAGGACGCCAGCGTCGGCGTGATCAACCTGTCGCGCAACTTCGGCAAGGAAGCCGCCATGACCGCCGGGCTTGATCTGGCCCACGGTGACGCCGCCGTGGTCATCGACGCCGATTTGCAGGACCCGCCGGAACTGATCGCCGAGTTCGTGCGCGTCTGGCGCGAAGAGGGCTACGACGTGGTCTACGCCACGCGCGAGAGCCGGGCGGGCGAGAGCTGGGTCAAACGCTCGACCGCCAGCGCCTTCTACTGGGTCATGAGCAAGGTTTCCGACGTCGCGATCCCGCGCGACACCGGCGACTTCCGCCTGATGAGCCGCCGGGCGCTGGATGCGCTCAAGGGCTTGCGCGAACATCACCGCTTCATGAAGGGGCTCTTCGCCTGGGTCGGCTTTCCCTCCAAGGCCGTGCTCTACGAGCGTGACCCGCGCTTTGCCGGGGAATCCAAGTGGAACTACCTGAAGCTCTGGAACTTCTCGCTCGAGGGCATCACCGGCTTTTCCATCGCGCCCCTGAAGATCGCCACCTATCTGGGACTGCTGATTTCGATCTTCGCCGCGATCCTCGGCACGCAGATCATCCTGGAGACGCTGCTCTACGGCGCGGACGTCCCCGGCTATCCCTCGCTCTTCTCGGCCGTGCTCTTCTTCGGCGGGGTCCAGCTCTTCTTTCTGGGGATCATCGGCGAATATCTCGGCCGGGTCTTCAACGAGAGCAAGAGGCGCCCGCTCTACCTGATCCAGGATCAACTGGAAGCCAAGCCCGCCAAGGGCGCCAAAAGCGACAAAGCGGGCAAGAAGGAATAG
- a CDS encoding GtrA family protein: protein METPGKTSGKETGKLAGRFAVVGLVNTLVDYALFNLLFYLAETPLIAAHFLSAGTAVLVSFLLNRNWTFAGAKHHDSAWRQFARHVATAGSAVLISAVVIWLAAFVLPAYLAKLAAIGVSFAWNFLLSRHWVFRAKP from the coding sequence ATGGAAACCCCCGGCAAGACGAGCGGTAAGGAGACCGGAAAGCTCGCGGGCCGCTTCGCCGTGGTGGGTCTGGTCAACACGCTGGTCGACTATGCGCTCTTCAACCTGCTGTTCTATCTGGCGGAGACGCCGCTGATCGCCGCGCACTTCCTCTCCGCCGGAACGGCGGTGCTGGTCTCCTTTCTGCTCAACCGCAACTGGACCTTCGCCGGGGCGAAGCATCACGACAGCGCCTGGCGCCAGTTCGCCAGGCATGTCGCCACCGCCGGCAGCGCGGTCCTGATCTCCGCGGTCGTGATCTGGCTGGCGGCCTTCGTTCTGCCCGCCTATCTGGCGAAGCTGGCCGCGATTGGCGTCTCCTTCGCCTGGAACTTCCTGCTGTCGCGCCACTGGGTA